The Solicola gregarius DNA window CTGCGGCCGATGTCGTCGGGTCCGAGTTCGAGCAGTCGGCCCGCCTCGTCGTTGATCAGGTGTACGCGCCCGTCGACGTCGACCACCATCAGCCCTTCGCGTACAGAGTGGAGGACCGCGTCGTGATGGTCATACATCGCCTGTAGCTCCGACGAACCCAGACCGTGCGTCTGGCGCCGCAGCCGGCTCGTTATCAGCCACGTCGCGACAGTCCCGGCCAGCAACACCAGCACCGCGAAGCCCACCATCAGAGGCATCCGGGTCGCGAGCACCTCGCTCACCTGACTGGTGGTGATGCCCACGGAGACCAGCGCGACGACCTCGCCGTCCGAACGGACCGGCACCACCGCTCGTACCGACGGTCCCAGGGTGCCGGTGTAGGTCTCGATCACCGTCCCGCCGGCGGCCGCGGGCGCGATCGTGCCGATGAAGGTGTGCCCGATCCGGGTCGGGTCCGGGTGGCTGTAGCGCGTACCGGTCGGGCTCATGATCACCACGAAGTCCGTGTCGGTGCGGACCCGGACACGTTCGGCCAGCGGTTGCAGCGTCTCGCTCGGATCTCGGTCGTCGAGTGCCTGGAGTACGGCCGGCATCTCCGCGATCGTCGAGGCCACGCTGACGCTCACTTTGGCGGCCCGGTCCTCGCTCGTGTCGGCCACCTGGAGGTACGCGCCGGCGAGACCGGCTCCCAACAGCAGCACCACGACAGCGAGCTGCAGCGCCATCAACTGGGCAGCCAGGCTCCACTGGCGGGGATGTCCTGGGTGGTTCACGATGCGCGCCTCGACTCGCTGCGTACGTAATGAACAGAAGGGTGACCCTCCACATTGTGGCCGCAACAGTGGTGTCCGTCACACCGGCGCCCCAGGGGTTCGGCCCCGTTGCAGAAGGCAGGTACACCTTGATCGCCCTCAACGCCACCGTCGCGATCCTCGCGGTGGTCCTCCTCATCATCGTGCTGCGCGTCGATCCAGTGATCTCGCTGGTGATCGGCTCGCTCTACCTCGGACTCGCCGCAGGGCTGGGTTTCGAGACGACTCTGACCACGATCGTGGACGGCTTCGGCGGCATCATGGCCGAGGTCGGACTGCTGATCGGGTTCGGAGTCCTGATCGGGTCTCTCCTGTTCTCGATGGAAGCGTTGCAGCGGCTGGTACGGCTGCTGCTCGACGTACTCGGCCCCAAACGGCTCCCGTACGCACTCAGCGCCGCCCTGAGCACGATCTTTCCGTCCATCTATGTCGACGTGCAACTGGTCCTTGCGGCGCCGTTGGCCCGCTCGGCCGCGCCGCAGCTCGGTCGTCACGGACTCGGCCTGATGGGCGGCGCGCTGACTGCGGGCATACTCGTCGGCTACGTCTTCGTCGTACCCGGCCTGGGCACCGTCTCCATCGCCGGCCTGCTGGACGTACCACTCGGCACGATGCTGGTCTACGGGCTGCTGATCGGCCCGCTCACGGCGGTGCTGACGACGTTCATCTACAGCAGGCTGCTCAAGCGCGGCTTCTGGAACCCCGAGAACGACGAGGCCGCCTCCGAGTCGTTGCTCGAGGAGGAGGCGCTCGCCGCCGAGACGGCCGACAACGGGGACGACCGCAAGCTGCCCTCGTTGTTCGTCTCACTGCTCCCCGTGCTGGTGCCCCTCCTGCTGATCGCCTTCGGCGCGATCGCCGACGCCGCCGGCTTCTCCAACGAGCTGATCGCGTTCCTCGGAAACCCCGTGCTCGCCCTCTTCCTCGGGCTGGTCGGGGCGGTGATCCTCGCCCGCGTCAGTATGGGGGTTGAGCGGGTCGAACAGGCGTTGGGCAAAGGCTTCGACACCACCGGTCAGATCCTGCTGGTCACCGGTGTCGGCGGCTCGCTTGGCGCAGTCATCGGTGCGACCGACCTCGACCAGATGCTCGGCGATCTCTTCTCGGCCGAGTCCGGTACCCCGGTGGTGGTCAGCATCCTTCTGGCGTGGCTCATTGCGGCGGTGCTCCACCTCGCCATCGGCTCGATCTCGGTGGCCGCGATCACGGCAGCCGGCATCATCGGGCCGATCGTCGGCGAGCTCGACGTTCCCGCCGCGGTCATCGGCCTCGCCATCGGCGCGGGCGCGCTCTTCGCACTGCATGTCAACAGCAACTTCTTCTGGATGTTCCAGACGCTGCTCGGAGTGTCCACGCGAGGCACCTTGAAGGCCCTGACCTTCGTGACATCGCTGGCTTCGGTGGTCGCGTTGCCGATGATCGTGGTGGTCGGCCTCGTCAGCTGACCCGTACGCGGCCAGCGACCGGCGTGAGCAGGGGGCGCAGGGCTGCGGCGGTGCGTTCGGCGAACGTCTCGGACAAACCGTCGCGAGGGCACACGGAGAGCCCGATCGGCTCGGCGAGGGGGAGGTCGTCGCGCGGTACGAGGCCGGCCGGCGTGTGCCCGAGTGTCGCCATCAGCGCGACGCCGGTACCGGCGGCGACCGCGGCCTGGACGCCGGCCAGCTGGGTGGCCTCCGCGCCGACAACGGCCGGCATGCCGTGGGCAGCGAGGGTTTCGAGGGCACGGCTACGCAGTACGCAAGGCTTGTCGAACGCGACCACCGGCACCGGTTCCTTCGCCGGTGGGCAACGCCATGACGGTGACGCGTACCACGTCAGATCGAGATCGCCGACCGGTCGCGCTCGAGGATCCGTCGCCGTCAGCTGCAGCACGAGGTCGACGGTGCCGGCGGAGAGTGCCTCGCGAAGGCGCGGACCGCGGTCGATGCGGAACCGGAACCGGTAACCCGACGGCTCGGTCTCGAGCGCCGCGGCGAGCGGCGGGAGGAGCTGGGCGGCCGCGTGCTCGGTCGAGCCGATCGTGATCGTCTCGTCCGGGTCGACCGCGAGACTGCGCAGCGTGTCGTCGTGGAGATCGAGCAGCCGACGTGCCTGCGCGAGCAGCTGCTCGCCGGAGTCGGTGAACCGCGAGCCGCGGCCGTGTCGCTCCATCAACGGCCGGCCCACGACCCGCTCGAGCCGGCGTACGTGCTGGCTCACCGCGCCCTGGCTCAGGTGCAGCGACGTTGCGGCGCGCTGGAAGCCGCCGCAGTCGGCGACGGCCACGAGGCTGCGTAAGGGCGCGATGTCCAGCTGACGGCTCATATCGATCGATCCTTCGATCACGGTTCGTGATGGTCCGACATCACGAACGGGAGTTGGATTCTCGAGTTTAAGTCATCTAAGTTGATAGACAAAGAACGCAAGCCACGTGTTGGAGCGACCGATGACCTCGAAGCGACAGATGCACCTCGGCGCCGTGCCGTACGGCACCGGCGGACCGGGAAGCCACACGCTGTGGCTCGACCCGGAGATCCCGGGCGACGCAAGCGTCGACATCGCCTGGTACGTCGAGATGGCACGGCTCGCCGAGCGCGGCAGGTTCGACCTGGTCTTCATCGTCGACAGCCAGTTCATCACCCCGAACTCGCCGCCGCACTATCTCAACCGGCTCGAACCGCTCACCCTGTTGAGCGCACTTGCGACCCAGACCGAACACATCGGTCTCGTGGGTACGGCGACGACGAGCTTCAACAGCCCGTTCAATCTGGCACGCCGCCTCGGCTCGCTCGATCTGATCAGCGGTGGGCGCGCGGGCTGGAACGTCGTCACGACCGGCGACGCCGGTACGGCCGGGAACTACGGGCTCGACGACCACTACGACTACGAAACCCGGTACGGCCGGGCGAGCGAGTTCATCGAGCTGGCACAAGCGCTCTGGGACTCCTACGAGGACGACGCCTTCGTACGCGACCGCACCTCCGGCGCCTTCCTGGACCGCGGCAAGCAGCACCGGCTCGACCACGACGGGAAGTACTTCAAGGTACGCGGCCCGCTCAACCTCGTCCGCTCCGCACAGGGCCACCCGGTGATCTTCCAGGCGGGCGATTCCGAGCAGGGCCGAGATCTTGGGGCGAGTCTCGGCGAGGGCATCTTCACCCACGCGGCAGACATCGGCGCCGGCCAAGCCTTCTGCGACGACCTCAAGACTCGTGCCCGGGCGAAGTTCGGACGTCGCCCCGACCAGCTGGTGATCATGCCCGGCATCAAGGTCGTTGTCGGCGACACCGACCAGGAAGCGCGCGAGATCGAGGCGTACAACAACGACCGCGACCATACCTTCGATGCGGCGCTCGGCGAGTTCGGCCGCCCGTTCGGCTGGCACGACTTCCGACAGTACGACCTCGATGCCCCGTTCCCGGCAGACGTTCTCGCGTACGGCGAGCGCTCGTTCTACACGCGGGCGCGGGCGATCACCCAGCAGGCGGTGGAGAACCGCTGGACCCTCCGCGAGACCGTCGAGTCGACCCGACAGTTCCACCGGGGTGAGTTCGTCGGCTCGGCGCAGACAGTTGCGGCGAAGCTCATCGAGTGGTGGGAGGCGCGGGCCTGCGACGGTTTCAACATCGGCATCGACCATCCGTCGAACTTCCGCCGGGTGGTCGACGAGGTCGTTCCGATCCTGCAGGAGCGCGGTGCGTTCCGCGCCGACTACGACTCCACCACGCTGCGCGGACACCTCGGGCTTCCGATCCCGGCCAACCGCCACACCGAGCGTCGCGAGGCGGTCGACGAGGCCGTCTGAGCCCTGCGCGCGAACCCGACACACCGTCCCGACAGAACCGACGAAAGGCAGACGCGCCATGGCGACGCCCGCGCGCTCCACCCGATCACCCGCGAACCTCAGCCGCCGCGGATTCCTGGGCCTCAGCCTCGGGGCCGGCATGCTCCTCGCCCTCGAGGCGTGCGGCGGGACGTCGACCGGCGTCGGTACGAGCGGGGGCACGATCAAGTGGGCCTGGCAGCTGCCCACCACGTGGGACCCGGTCACCTCGTCGGCGGGCTCGGACGTACAGATGCTGGCTCTCGTGTACGACCCGATCACGGCGCTCGATCGGCAGGGCAACGCCGTACCGTGGCTTGCCGAGTCGTGGGCGTACGACAAGTCGGGCACGAAGGTGACATTCACGTTGCGGCCCGGACTGAAGTTCAGCGACGGCAGCCCGCTCGACGCTGCCGCCGTCGTCAAGTCGATCGAGCGCGGTCGTACCCAGGACGGTTCGCTGATCGCTCCGCAGATGACGACGATCAAGCGGGTCTCCGCCTCGGGAGCGCGCGATGTCGTCGTCGAGCTGAGCGAGATCGACTATCAGTATCCGCTGCTGTTCGCCGGTAAGACCGGGATGGTCGTCAACCCCGCCGCCTTCCAGGACGATGTCGACTCATTGGCGACGCAACCCGCGGGGTCGGGGCCGTTCGCCGTGACCGCGTACACCCAGAACGACCACGCGACGATGAAGAAGAACACCAACTTCTTCGCGGCCGACGAGATCAAGGTGTCGGCGTTCGAGCTCTACCCGCAGGCCGACCCGGCGACCGTCGTGGCGTCGGTGCAGTCCGGCCAGTACAACGTGGCCCGCCTTGCGGGCGCGCAGGTGCAGCAGGCCGAGGACGCAGGCCTCGACGTACAGGTCATCGAATCGATGTACGTCAACTGCCTCGACGTACACGCCGGCATGGAGCCGTTCAAGGACCCCGCCGTCGTCGAGGCGCTCAAGTACGCGATCGACCGCGAGAAGATCAAGAAGGTCGCCAACTTCGGTGTCGGGGACGTCAACTATCAGCCGTTCCCGCCCGGGTACGTCGGCTACAATCCCGACCTCGCCGACCTCTACGCCTACGACCCGGAGAAGGCGCGAACGCTGCTCAGCGATGCTGGCGTCACCTTGCCCGTGCCCGCGGTGCTCACCAACTCCGGCCTGGCCGACGCGGCGGTCGAGCAGATCCAGTCACAGCTCAACGAGGTCGGATTCGACGCGACCATCGAGACCATTCCGTCGACGCAGCACACCCAGCTCGTCTACATCGAGCACTCCAGAGCGCTCACGTACGACGGGTTCGCCGGACGCGAGTCGCCGGTGCAGGCGTTCCAGGTGCTGTTCGGCGCCGAGGGGCTGATGAATCCCGATCGCGCGAGCAACCCGAAGCTGGTGGCACAGCTGAAGAAGGTAAAGGAGACCCCGACCGACGCGGACGAGTACCCCGCGCTTCTTCAGGAGGCGACCAAGATCGCGGTGACGACCTTCCCGAACACGTTCTTGTACCTCGCTCCCGCGATCGTGGCCCGCAACAACGTCTCGGATCTCCCCGGCCTGCCGAGCCTGATGCGATTCGAGGGAGTGAGCGCTTCGTGAGCGTCGCGTCCACGACCGCCGGCTCACGTGTGCCGCAGTCGTACGTCCGCCGGGCGGGTGCGCGGTTCAACCAGGCAATTCCCTTGCTGAGGTCGGCGGCCGGTGTGCTCGTGATCACCGCCACCGTTCTCTTCCTGGCCTCGGTCATCACGTTCGCGCTCGGCGCGCTGAGCGACAGTAACCCGGCGGCCGCCGCGCTCGGCGAGACCGCGACACCGGAGGACATCGAACGGCTCAACCACGAGTTCGGGCTGGACCGGCCGCTGGTCGTGCAGTACTTCGACTGGGTAGGCGACGCCCTCCGTGGCGACCTGGGCCGATCGTGGTTCACGACGATCCCGGTGACCGACAGCATCAAGACCGCACTCCCGGTCGACCTGTCGATCGCCGCGCTGGCGCTCGCACTGGCCATCCTGATCGGCGGCGGAGCCGGCATCGGTGCCGCGCTGAGCAACGGCGGGGCCTTCGACCGGGCTGTCACGCTCGTCTGCTCCGTGCTCGGTACGCTCCCGCCGTTCATCATCGGCATAGGGCTGATCGTGATCTTCGCGGTCAAGCTGCAGGCTCTTCCCGCGGGTGGGTACGTGCCGATAAACGTCGATCCACTGCAGTGGTTGCGTTTCGCCATCCTGCCCGCGCTCGCCCTCAGCCTCGACGTCGCCGCGTCGATCGCACGTCAGCTTCGTACGTCCCTGATCGGTCAGCTGCATGAGAACTATGCGGTTGGTGCGCAGATGCGGGGCTTCGGCCGTCGGCGCGTGCTGTTCGGGCACGTACTGCGCAACGCCGCCGGGCCGACCCTCGCGGTGATCGGACTCGCGATCCCGCTGATCATCGGGGGCGCCGTGATGACCGAGAAGCTGTTCGGACTACCTGGAGTCGCCCAGCTCGCGTTGCAGGCGGCCGAGAAGGGCGACGTGCCGGTCGTGTTGGGGACGCTGATGGTGACCGCGGTCATCGTGGTGGCGGCGAGCCTCGTGATCAACGTGCTGCAGCTGGTGCTCAACCCGGTCGCCCGGCGCGGCGAGCGTACGACGGGAGCTGGCCGATGACCACGCTGCGAGCGCTGTGGCGGATACCGAGCGCACGAGTCGCGCTGCTGGTCCTGGTGGCGGTGGGATTCCTGACGATCTTCGGCGAAGCTCTGGCGCCGCACGACCCGCTCCACCAGTACACCGACGACGTCCTACAGGGACCGAGCGCCGAACACCTTCTCGGCACCGACTACGTCGGCCGCGACGTGCTGAGCCGGGTGATGGCCGGCGCTCGCCTGTCGGTCGTCGGTGCGGTCGAGGCGGTGCTCATCGGCGCGGTCCTCGGCGTACCCTCCGGGCTCGCCTCGGCGTGGCTCGGACCACGACTCGAGTGGATCACGCTCCGCGTCAGCGACACCTTGGTGATCCTGCCGTTCACGGTCTTCGCGATCGCGGTGGCGGGCACGCTGGGCAATGGGCTCCAGCAGGCCATGATCGCGATCGGGGTGCTGATCAGCCCGATCTTCTTCCGGGTCACCAGGTCGGTGGCGATCGGGCTGCGAAAGGAGCAGTACGTCGAGGCCGCCGAGCTGATGGGCGCGACCGAGTGGTGGACGCTGCGAAAGCACATCTGGGCCAAGGTGCTACCGAACGTGGCGGTCGCGTTGGCGCAGGCGACCGGGGCGGCTCTGCTCGTCGTCGCATCCCTGTCCTTCCTCGGTCTCGGCGTCACGCCGCCGGCACCCACCTGGGGCGGCATGCTCGCCTCCGATCTCGGCTTCCTCGCTCAGCAACCGTGGGCGCCGGTCTTCCCGGCGATCCCGATGATGGCCACCGTCGGCTCCCTCAACCTGCTCGCCGACGTCATCCGCGACGTCGCCGGAGCGTCGACGCTCCGGCGACGCCGGTCGCGCCAGACACCCGTGTCGATCCAACCGAAGGAGCAGAACGATGTCGTCAAGGCGTGAGCGCACCCTCGAGGTCGAAGGCCTGCAGGTTTCGGTCGGCGACCACCTGGTGGCGGTTCAGGATGTCTCGTTCGCGGTCGCACGCGGTGAGGCTGTCGGACTGGTCGGGGAGTCGGGCAGCGGCAAGACACTCACCTGTCGGGCGGTACTCGGCCTACTACCCGAGTCCGGCGAGGTCGACAGCGGCCGGATCGTTCTCGGCGACGGCAGGGACGCGCTCGAGCTGACGGGAGCTCGGCGCGCGACCTGGGACCGCGTGCGGGGCGTACGCCTGGGCGCTGTGTTCCAGGACCCGGCGTCGTACCTCAACCCGTCGCTGACCGTCGGGCACCAGCTCACCGAGCAGCTGCGGGTGAAGCGCGGGTCGTCCCGCGGGGAGTCCCGGCAGCGTGCGATCGAGCTGTTCGCCGAGGTCGGCCTGCACGACCCGGCCGGTGTCTTCCACCGCTATCCGCACCAGCTGTCGGGAGGAATGCTGCAGCGGGTCTTGATCGCCATCGCGATCTCCTGCGAGCCCGAGCTGCTCATCGCCGACGAGGCCACCACCGCCCTCGACGTGGTCATCCAGGCCGAGATCCTCCGGCTGCTGCAGCGATTGCGCGAATCGCACGGACTCTCGCTGTTGCTGGTGAGCCACGACCTCGCCGTCGTCGCAGAGACCTGCGAACGCATCCTCGTCATGTACGGCGGGCAGATCGTCGAGGAAGGGCCCGTCGACGAAGTGCTCGGCAATCCCCAACACCCTTACACACAAGCGTTGATGGGCGTCGCGACGATCGGTGACTGGAGACGCCGCAGGCTCGAGGTGATCTCGGGCCAACCGCCTGCCGCCGGCGAGCGGATGCCCGGCTGCCGGTTCGCTCCGCGCTGTGCGTACGCCTCGGCGGAGTGTCTGGCCGGTCCGGTCCCGCTGACCGAGGTCGACGAGGTCCGCTCAGTGCGGTGCGTGCTGCACGCGAGCATCGCCGAACGCCGCGCCGTCGGGACCGGCCGGGAGGTGTCGGCATGACCGCGACCCACGACGTACCCGTCGATACGCGGACTCCGCCCAGATCCTCGCCGTTGCTGCGCGTTCGCGGCCTGTCGGTCTCGTACGCGCCGCCGAAGAAGGCGACCAGCCTCGGCACCGGGGCCGCGCTGTCGGACGCCGATCTGGAGGTCGAAGCCGGCACCATCATCGGCATCGTCGGCGAGACCGGCTCCGGCAAGACCACGCTCGCCCGCGCAACCGTCGGCCTCGTCCCGCCCGCGGCCGGACAGATCGAGTTCGCCGGTACCGACATCGGTCGGCTGCGTGGCCGGGCCCTTCGCCGCTTCCGACGGTCGGGTCAGGTGCAGCTGGTGTTCCAGGATCCGCTTCGCTCGCTCGACCCGGACCTGACCGTTGCCGATCTCGTTCGGGAACCGCTCGACATCGCGGGTGCGCTGCCTCGCGGCGAACGTGTCGAACGGGTCGCCGAGTCACTCCGGATGGTCGGGCTCGAACCGGACGGCGTCCTCGGCCGTCGGCCTCGGGAGCTGTCCGGTGGACAACGCCAGCGCGTCTCGCTGGCCCGTGCGATCTCTACCCGGCCGCGCTTGCTCATCTGCGACGAGCCGGTGTCCGCGCTCGACGTATCCAATCGCAACCTCGTACTCAACCTCCTCGACCGGCTCCGATCGGAGCTCGACCTGGCCATCGTGGTCATTGCCCACGACCTCAGCTCGCTCGCCGGAATCGCCGACCGGGTCG harbors:
- a CDS encoding GntP family permease — its product is MAATVVSVTPAPQGFGPVAEGRYTLIALNATVAILAVVLLIIVLRVDPVISLVIGSLYLGLAAGLGFETTLTTIVDGFGGIMAEVGLLIGFGVLIGSLLFSMEALQRLVRLLLDVLGPKRLPYALSAALSTIFPSIYVDVQLVLAAPLARSAAPQLGRHGLGLMGGALTAGILVGYVFVVPGLGTVSIAGLLDVPLGTMLVYGLLIGPLTAVLTTFIYSRLLKRGFWNPENDEAASESLLEEEALAAETADNGDDRKLPSLFVSLLPVLVPLLLIAFGAIADAAGFSNELIAFLGNPVLALFLGLVGAVILARVSMGVERVEQALGKGFDTTGQILLVTGVGGSLGAVIGATDLDQMLGDLFSAESGTPVVVSILLAWLIAAVLHLAIGSISVAAITAAGIIGPIVGELDVPAAVIGLAIGAGALFALHVNSNFFWMFQTLLGVSTRGTLKALTFVTSLASVVALPMIVVVGLVS
- a CDS encoding LysR family transcriptional regulator, with the protein product MSRQLDIAPLRSLVAVADCGGFQRAATSLHLSQGAVSQHVRRLERVVGRPLMERHGRGSRFTDSGEQLLAQARRLLDLHDDTLRSLAVDPDETITIGSTEHAAAQLLPPLAAALETEPSGYRFRFRIDRGPRLREALSAGTVDLVLQLTATDPRARPVGDLDLTWYASPSWRCPPAKEPVPVVAFDKPCVLRSRALETLAAHGMPAVVGAEATQLAGVQAAVAAGTGVALMATLGHTPAGLVPRDDLPLAEPIGLSVCPRDGLSETFAERTAAALRPLLTPVAGRVRVS
- a CDS encoding NtaA/DmoA family FMN-dependent monooxygenase (This protein belongs to a clade of FMN-dependent monooxygenases, within a broader family of flavin-dependent oxidoreductases, the luciferase-like monooxygenase (LMM) family, some of whose members use coenzyme F420 rather than FMN.), whose translation is MTSKRQMHLGAVPYGTGGPGSHTLWLDPEIPGDASVDIAWYVEMARLAERGRFDLVFIVDSQFITPNSPPHYLNRLEPLTLLSALATQTEHIGLVGTATTSFNSPFNLARRLGSLDLISGGRAGWNVVTTGDAGTAGNYGLDDHYDYETRYGRASEFIELAQALWDSYEDDAFVRDRTSGAFLDRGKQHRLDHDGKYFKVRGPLNLVRSAQGHPVIFQAGDSEQGRDLGASLGEGIFTHAADIGAGQAFCDDLKTRARAKFGRRPDQLVIMPGIKVVVGDTDQEAREIEAYNNDRDHTFDAALGEFGRPFGWHDFRQYDLDAPFPADVLAYGERSFYTRARAITQQAVENRWTLRETVESTRQFHRGEFVGSAQTVAAKLIEWWEARACDGFNIGIDHPSNFRRVVDEVVPILQERGAFRADYDSTTLRGHLGLPIPANRHTERREAVDEAV
- a CDS encoding ABC transporter substrate-binding protein; this translates as MATPARSTRSPANLSRRGFLGLSLGAGMLLALEACGGTSTGVGTSGGTIKWAWQLPTTWDPVTSSAGSDVQMLALVYDPITALDRQGNAVPWLAESWAYDKSGTKVTFTLRPGLKFSDGSPLDAAAVVKSIERGRTQDGSLIAPQMTTIKRVSASGARDVVVELSEIDYQYPLLFAGKTGMVVNPAAFQDDVDSLATQPAGSGPFAVTAYTQNDHATMKKNTNFFAADEIKVSAFELYPQADPATVVASVQSGQYNVARLAGAQVQQAEDAGLDVQVIESMYVNCLDVHAGMEPFKDPAVVEALKYAIDREKIKKVANFGVGDVNYQPFPPGYVGYNPDLADLYAYDPEKARTLLSDAGVTLPVPAVLTNSGLADAAVEQIQSQLNEVGFDATIETIPSTQHTQLVYIEHSRALTYDGFAGRESPVQAFQVLFGAEGLMNPDRASNPKLVAQLKKVKETPTDADEYPALLQEATKIAVTTFPNTFLYLAPAIVARNNVSDLPGLPSLMRFEGVSAS
- a CDS encoding ABC transporter permease, translating into MSVASTTAGSRVPQSYVRRAGARFNQAIPLLRSAAGVLVITATVLFLASVITFALGALSDSNPAAAALGETATPEDIERLNHEFGLDRPLVVQYFDWVGDALRGDLGRSWFTTIPVTDSIKTALPVDLSIAALALALAILIGGGAGIGAALSNGGAFDRAVTLVCSVLGTLPPFIIGIGLIVIFAVKLQALPAGGYVPINVDPLQWLRFAILPALALSLDVAASIARQLRTSLIGQLHENYAVGAQMRGFGRRRVLFGHVLRNAAGPTLAVIGLAIPLIIGGAVMTEKLFGLPGVAQLALQAAEKGDVPVVLGTLMVTAVIVVAASLVINVLQLVLNPVARRGERTTGAGR
- a CDS encoding ABC transporter permease, whose translation is MTTLRALWRIPSARVALLVLVAVGFLTIFGEALAPHDPLHQYTDDVLQGPSAEHLLGTDYVGRDVLSRVMAGARLSVVGAVEAVLIGAVLGVPSGLASAWLGPRLEWITLRVSDTLVILPFTVFAIAVAGTLGNGLQQAMIAIGVLISPIFFRVTRSVAIGLRKEQYVEAAELMGATEWWTLRKHIWAKVLPNVAVALAQATGAALLVVASLSFLGLGVTPPAPTWGGMLASDLGFLAQQPWAPVFPAIPMMATVGSLNLLADVIRDVAGASTLRRRRSRQTPVSIQPKEQNDVVKA
- a CDS encoding ABC transporter ATP-binding protein, whose translation is MSSRRERTLEVEGLQVSVGDHLVAVQDVSFAVARGEAVGLVGESGSGKTLTCRAVLGLLPESGEVDSGRIVLGDGRDALELTGARRATWDRVRGVRLGAVFQDPASYLNPSLTVGHQLTEQLRVKRGSSRGESRQRAIELFAEVGLHDPAGVFHRYPHQLSGGMLQRVLIAIAISCEPELLIADEATTALDVVIQAEILRLLQRLRESHGLSLLLVSHDLAVVAETCERILVMYGGQIVEEGPVDEVLGNPQHPYTQALMGVATIGDWRRRRLEVISGQPPAAGERMPGCRFAPRCAYASAECLAGPVPLTEVDEVRSVRCVLHASIAERRAVGTGREVSA
- a CDS encoding ABC transporter ATP-binding protein; the protein is MTATHDVPVDTRTPPRSSPLLRVRGLSVSYAPPKKATSLGTGAALSDADLEVEAGTIIGIVGETGSGKTTLARATVGLVPPAAGQIEFAGTDIGRLRGRALRRFRRSGQVQLVFQDPLRSLDPDLTVADLVREPLDIAGALPRGERVERVAESLRMVGLEPDGVLGRRPRELSGGQRQRVSLARAISTRPRLLICDEPVSALDVSNRNLVLNLLDRLRSELDLAIVVIAHDLSSLAGIADRVAVFYRGRIVEHGPIRTTLERPAHPYTALLAASAPSLAQADQLRPDQLLPESGTRPWAADSGCVFAPRCRFAHDACVDQPELTPVPRTPERQAACHVAVSWRDRVGAYDVASESA